From one Candidatus Chlorobium masyuteum genomic stretch:
- the mtaB gene encoding tRNA (N(6)-L-threonylcarbamoyladenosine(37)-C(2))-methylthiotransferase MtaB: MSDYPMKRVAAVTLGCKLNYAETSSILESLCSQGWTQSSIEEGAELIIIHTCAVTAQAEKKCRQKIRGIIRNNPDSRIAVIGCYSQLNPDALSAIKGIDAILGSKEKFAIKWYDDIIAGALSLPLVKVSQHGLKDAVYPGYSSTSVEGHDRTRAFLKIQDGCDYGCSYCTIPLIRGRSRSLPPEEIVARAMILASSGYREIVLTGVNIGDYLENGIGLPELLRNLEKVPVSRIRISSIEPDVVDSEFIELVANSKTIVPHLHIPLQSGSDRILKAMRRRYDTALYRERIREVASHISDCSIGADVMVGFPGESKEDFLQICRFIEELPLAYLHVFSCSIRPGTALARQTASRELIAVAPAEIARRSRVLNDLGRRKEAAFKERYIGATCMVLFEACRQEINGIPQSCGYSRNYLRVLVDRAGRGEEYSLCGRELPVLIERLDEDLNLQGRLLS; encoded by the coding sequence ATGAGTGATTATCCTATGAAAAGAGTTGCCGCTGTTACCCTTGGATGCAAGCTGAACTATGCTGAAACATCATCCATACTTGAGAGCTTATGCAGTCAGGGTTGGACGCAATCATCAATCGAAGAGGGTGCTGAACTTATTATTATTCACACTTGTGCAGTCACGGCACAGGCTGAAAAGAAATGCCGTCAGAAAATCAGAGGGATCATACGGAATAATCCTGACAGCAGAATAGCCGTTATAGGATGTTATTCCCAGTTGAATCCGGATGCGCTTTCAGCAATAAAAGGGATTGATGCAATTCTTGGAAGCAAAGAGAAGTTTGCTATAAAATGGTATGACGATATTATAGCCGGTGCCCTATCGCTTCCATTGGTAAAGGTGTCACAACATGGGTTGAAAGACGCTGTCTATCCCGGTTACTCTTCAACCTCTGTAGAGGGGCATGACAGAACAAGAGCATTTCTGAAAATACAGGATGGATGTGATTATGGTTGTTCCTACTGTACCATTCCACTGATCAGGGGGCGATCAAGATCGCTTCCGCCGGAAGAGATCGTTGCCCGGGCCATGATACTTGCTTCGTCCGGATACCGTGAGATTGTGCTGACCGGTGTTAATATCGGTGATTACCTGGAGAACGGAATCGGGCTCCCGGAGCTGTTACGCAACCTTGAAAAGGTTCCTGTCAGCCGTATTCGCATCAGTTCCATAGAGCCTGATGTTGTGGACAGCGAGTTCATAGAACTGGTTGCGAATTCGAAAACCATTGTTCCGCATCTGCATATTCCTCTTCAGAGCGGTTCTGATCGCATTCTCAAAGCTATGCGTCGCCGCTATGATACAGCGCTGTACCGGGAGAGAATAAGAGAGGTCGCATCGCATATCTCCGATTGTTCGATCGGAGCGGATGTGATGGTTGGCTTTCCCGGTGAGAGCAAGGAGGATTTTCTTCAGATCTGCCGGTTTATTGAAGAACTTCCACTTGCCTATCTGCACGTTTTCAGTTGTTCCATACGACCCGGAACCGCTCTTGCCCGCCAGACAGCGAGCCGTGAGCTTATTGCGGTTGCTCCGGCAGAAATTGCCCGTCGCAGCAGGGTGCTGAATGATCTTGGACGCCGCAAGGAGGCGGCTTTCAAGGAGCGCTATATCGGTGCGACGTGTATGGTGCTTTTTGAAGCGTGCCGGCAGGAGATCAATGGCATCCCGCAATCCTGCGGATACAGTCGTAACTATCTTCGGGTGCTGGTCGACAGAGCCGGCAGAGGAGAGGAGTACTCGCTGTGCGGAAGAGAGCTGCCGGTGCTGATTGAGCGGCTGGATGAGGATTTGAATTTACAGGGGAGACTGTTATCTTGA
- the rpsA gene encoding 30S ribosomal protein S1 produces MAEAFTSQDKKVKERPARKKIKVFANYEAAELAQMEQLYSSTLNEITEDEIVKGRIVSISNKDVTIDVGFKSEGIVSLLEFRDDDEVKVGDDVEVYLENIEDKMGQLILSKKKADVLRIWDKIYDSIENDTIINGKIINRVKGGMTVSLSGVEAFLPGSQIDVKPVRDFDALVGQTMDFRVVKINPVTQNIVVSHKVILEEEYAARREEMLANIKVGMVLEGTVKNITDFGIFVDLGGLDGLVHITDITWGRINHPSEVVDLDQPIKVVVVGFDENTKRVSLGMKQLESHPWENIELKYPVGSKAQGRVVSITDYGAFVEIEKGIEGLVHISEMSWTQHIKHPGQFVTLGQEVECVILNIDKDHTKLSLSMKRVNEDPWIALSEKYIENSLHKGTVSNITDFGVFVELEPGVDGLVHISDLSWTKKIRHPSELVKKNQELEVKVLKFDVHARRIALGHKQINQDPWDEFEQKYAVGAETPGEISQIIEKGVIVILPGDVDGFVPVSHLLQGGVKDIHSSFKIGDGLPLRVIEFDKENKRIILSALEYFKDKSKEEIEAYLLAHPNEKKEIEAATAELEPPVKSADKKASEPKPAEN; encoded by the coding sequence ATGGCAGAAGCATTTACATCACAGGACAAAAAGGTCAAGGAAAGACCCGCAAGGAAAAAGATCAAGGTTTTTGCAAACTACGAAGCCGCTGAACTTGCACAGATGGAGCAGCTCTATTCGAGCACGCTGAATGAAATCACCGAAGACGAGATTGTAAAGGGAAGAATCGTTTCGATATCCAACAAGGATGTCACGATTGATGTCGGCTTCAAGTCGGAAGGCATCGTCTCCCTGCTTGAGTTCCGCGATGACGATGAGGTAAAGGTAGGCGATGATGTCGAAGTGTACCTTGAGAACATCGAAGACAAGATGGGACAGCTCATTCTCTCAAAGAAGAAAGCTGACGTCCTGAGAATCTGGGACAAGATCTATGATTCAATTGAAAATGATACCATCATCAACGGAAAGATCATCAACCGCGTCAAGGGCGGTATGACCGTCTCTCTCTCCGGTGTTGAAGCCTTCCTTCCCGGTTCGCAGATCGATGTCAAGCCGGTTCGTGACTTTGATGCGCTTGTCGGTCAGACCATGGACTTCAGGGTTGTCAAGATCAATCCGGTTACACAGAATATTGTTGTCAGTCATAAAGTTATCCTCGAAGAGGAGTACGCTGCACGTCGTGAAGAGATGCTTGCCAATATCAAGGTGGGTATGGTGCTTGAGGGTACGGTCAAGAACATTACCGATTTCGGTATCTTCGTCGATCTCGGCGGTCTTGACGGTCTGGTGCACATCACCGATATCACCTGGGGCAGAATCAATCATCCTTCAGAGGTTGTTGATCTTGATCAGCCGATCAAGGTTGTTGTTGTCGGCTTTGACGAGAACACCAAGAGAGTCTCTCTCGGTATGAAGCAGCTTGAGTCACATCCGTGGGAAAATATCGAGCTCAAGTATCCTGTCGGCTCCAAAGCACAGGGTCGTGTTGTCTCCATTACCGATTACGGCGCTTTTGTCGAAATCGAGAAGGGTATTGAAGGTCTTGTTCACATCTCCGAGATGAGCTGGACACAGCACATCAAGCATCCAGGTCAGTTCGTAACCCTCGGTCAGGAAGTGGAGTGTGTGATCCTCAATATCGACAAGGATCATACCAAGCTTTCGCTCTCCATGAAGCGTGTAAACGAGGATCCATGGATAGCGCTTTCAGAGAAGTATATCGAGAACTCCCTGCATAAGGGAACCGTAAGCAATATCACCGATTTCGGTGTCTTTGTTGAGCTTGAGCCCGGAGTTGACGGTCTGGTTCACATTTCCGACCTCTCCTGGACAAAGAAAATCCGCCATCCAAGCGAGCTGGTCAAGAAGAACCAGGAGCTTGAGGTCAAGGTGCTCAAGTTTGACGTGCATGCACGCCGTATTGCTCTTGGTCACAAGCAGATCAATCAGGATCCGTGGGACGAATTCGAACAGAAGTATGCTGTCGGAGCCGAAACCCCCGGTGAGATTTCACAGATCATTGAGAAGGGCGTTATCGTCATTCTCCCTGGTGATGTGGACGGATTTGTTCCGGTGTCACACCTTCTTCAGGGCGGCGTGAAGGATATTCACTCTTCCTTCAAGATCGGAGACGGGCTGCCGCTTCGTGTCATTGAATTTGACAAGGAGAACAAGCGCATCATTCTTTCAGCTCTTGAGTATTTCAAGGACAAGAGCAAGGAAGAGATCGAGGCCTACCTGCTGGCTCATCCGAATGAGAAAAAGGAGATTGAGGCGGCAACTGCCGAACTTGAGCCTCCGGTAAAATCGGCTGACAAAAAAGCCTCAGAACCAAAACCGGCAGAGAACTAA
- the rodA gene encoding rod shape-determining protein RodA, translating to MQKQSELDKWLLLPMAGLIVLGLMAVFSATHGSGDPTLFYRQFVWGIIGVAALAFVYYNDVRVIRDNAYLFYMIGILLLVVVLIFGKKIAGQTSWVRIGFFSFQPSEIAKMATILALSRFLSDDDTDILSIPHLMIALGIPLLPALLIMMQPDMGTTLTCLSFIAPMIIMAGFDIYILMLLVFPVILMLTGFINIYAVIVLFLLLFALLVYVRKKYQMHQLFVLLSGLVAGIFTNRFAAEILKPHQMKRIQTFLDPMSDPQGAGYNVLQAKIAISSGGLLGKGFLHGTQTQLRFIPAQWTDFIFCVIAEELGFLGAAILIACYLVLILRLIWAIFSIKNRFVELTLAGFVSLLFIHVVINIGMTIGLIPVIGVPLPFVSYGGSSLVGNMIMVGLALNFFRNKRNLGY from the coding sequence ATGCAAAAACAAAGCGAGCTTGATAAATGGCTTTTGCTTCCCATGGCCGGACTGATTGTTCTCGGCTTGATGGCGGTTTTCAGTGCAACACATGGAAGCGGTGATCCGACACTCTTTTACCGGCAGTTTGTATGGGGCATTATCGGTGTTGCTGCGTTGGCGTTTGTCTACTATAATGATGTGCGTGTTATAAGGGATAACGCCTATCTTTTTTACATGATCGGCATTCTCCTTCTGGTGGTGGTGCTGATTTTCGGAAAAAAAATTGCCGGTCAGACCAGTTGGGTGAGAATCGGATTTTTCAGCTTTCAGCCCTCTGAAATAGCAAAAATGGCCACTATTCTTGCCTTGTCACGATTTCTTTCCGATGATGATACCGATATTCTCTCCATACCCCATCTCATGATTGCACTCGGCATTCCGCTCCTTCCTGCCCTGCTTATCATGATGCAGCCCGATATGGGGACTACGCTTACCTGCCTCTCTTTTATTGCACCGATGATTATTATGGCCGGCTTTGATATCTATATTCTTATGCTGCTTGTTTTTCCTGTTATACTCATGCTGACCGGTTTTATCAATATCTATGCCGTTATTGTTCTTTTTCTTTTGCTCTTTGCTCTGCTGGTTTATGTCAGGAAGAAATATCAGATGCATCAGTTGTTTGTTCTTCTGTCAGGTCTTGTTGCCGGAATATTTACCAACCGGTTTGCAGCCGAAATACTGAAGCCGCATCAGATGAAAAGGATTCAGACTTTTCTTGATCCCATGTCTGATCCCCAGGGAGCCGGATACAATGTTCTTCAGGCAAAAATAGCAATAAGTTCAGGCGGGCTTTTAGGTAAAGGCTTTCTGCATGGAACACAGACACAGCTCCGTTTTATTCCGGCCCAATGGACAGATTTTATTTTTTGTGTTATTGCTGAAGAGCTGGGATTTCTTGGCGCAGCGATTTTGATTGCCTGTTATCTTGTATTGATTCTCAGATTGATCTGGGCAATCTTCTCAATTAAAAACAGGTTTGTCGAACTGACTCTTGCCGGTTTTGTTTCATTGTTGTTTATCCATGTTGTCATCAATATCGGCATGACCATCGGTCTTATACCGGTCATCGGCGTTCCTCTGCCTTTTGTCTCCTACGGAGGTTCTTCGCTTGTGGGCAATATGATTATGGTAGGACTTGCCCTGAATTTTTTCAGGAACAAAAGAAATCTGGGGTATTAA
- the cmk gene encoding (d)CMP kinase yields MKQEIGKKRIIIAIDGPAASGKSTTARKVAEKLGYTYIDTGAMYRAVTFKALREGVLEGLRRSPGSVSGLLDTISIEFKGDRVILDGSDVTAEIRDNRVSREVSFISSLKPVRDRLRRMQQDLGRQRAVVMDGRDIGTVVFPDAELKIFLVADARERAKRRYAELLLKSPEGAELPDLDLLEDEIKQRDEEDTLREHAPLKKHPDAVEIDTSDLTIESQVERVYTLALAAGTK; encoded by the coding sequence GTGAAACAGGAAATCGGGAAAAAACGTATCATTATCGCCATAGACGGGCCGGCTGCATCCGGAAAAAGTACGACAGCCAGAAAGGTAGCAGAGAAGCTCGGATACACCTATATCGATACCGGTGCAATGTACCGGGCAGTAACCTTCAAGGCACTCAGAGAGGGCGTTCTTGAGGGATTGCGACGCTCTCCCGGGAGCGTTTCCGGTTTGCTTGATACGATTTCCATAGAGTTCAAGGGCGACCGTGTCATTCTTGACGGCAGTGATGTTACTGCCGAGATCCGCGATAACAGGGTGAGCCGTGAGGTGAGTTTTATCAGTTCACTCAAACCTGTTCGTGACCGGCTCCGCCGGATGCAGCAGGATCTTGGCCGACAGCGCGCAGTGGTCATGGATGGTCGCGACATCGGAACGGTTGTGTTTCCCGATGCTGAACTGAAGATATTTCTTGTTGCTGATGCCCGCGAACGGGCGAAGCGGCGGTATGCCGAGCTGCTTCTGAAGTCTCCGGAAGGCGCTGAACTGCCGGATCTTGATCTGCTTGAGGATGAAATAAAGCAGCGTGATGAGGAAGATACCCTTCGGGAGCACGCTCCGCTGAAAAAACATCCTGATGCTGTTGAAATTGATACATCGGATTTAACTATTGAGAGTCAGGTAGAGAGAGTATACACGCTTGCTCTCGCTGCCGGGACGAAGTGA
- the era gene encoding GTPase Era, whose translation MTATKFSCGFAIIIGPPNAGKSTLLNELLDYKLSIVTPKPQTTRKKITGIYHNDKCQIIFLDTPGIMKPQQKLHESMLGIIRETLKDADIVIALLPYSGKKEFFDREFAEELFSSWLKPAGKKIIAVLNKSDLVTEERQREAEEFVRKTWNPAAVLSVSALKGSNLPILIETIQPYLPLNYPLYPEDTLSTAPERFFVSEIIREKIFLLYGREVPYSTEVVIDEFREQHEDDPKRKDLIRCSVIVERETQKQILIGSKGAALKKLGQTARKDIEELLGRPVFLELFIKVRPDWRKNQNYLKSYGY comes from the coding sequence ATGACTGCCACAAAGTTTTCCTGCGGTTTCGCCATTATCATCGGTCCGCCCAATGCCGGCAAATCAACCCTGCTCAACGAATTGCTCGACTATAAACTCTCTATTGTAACACCCAAGCCGCAAACAACAAGAAAAAAAATCACCGGTATCTATCACAACGACAAGTGCCAGATTATCTTTCTTGATACACCGGGAATCATGAAGCCGCAGCAGAAACTGCACGAGTCCATGCTCGGCATCATCCGCGAAACCCTCAAAGATGCCGACATCGTGATCGCCCTTCTTCCCTACTCCGGCAAAAAGGAGTTTTTTGACCGGGAGTTCGCTGAAGAGCTCTTCAGCAGCTGGCTGAAGCCTGCAGGAAAAAAGATTATTGCTGTACTCAATAAAAGTGACCTGGTGACCGAGGAGCGTCAGCGTGAAGCTGAAGAGTTTGTCCGGAAAACCTGGAACCCTGCTGCCGTCCTCTCGGTTTCAGCCCTGAAAGGGAGTAACCTCCCCATCCTGATTGAGACTATTCAGCCATATCTCCCGCTCAACTACCCGCTCTATCCGGAAGATACACTCAGTACTGCTCCGGAACGGTTTTTTGTAAGCGAAATCATCCGTGAAAAGATATTTCTGCTCTATGGCCGTGAGGTTCCCTACTCCACCGAGGTGGTTATTGATGAGTTCCGCGAGCAGCATGAAGATGATCCGAAAAGAAAGGATCTGATCCGCTGTTCGGTGATTGTTGAGCGTGAGACCCAGAAACAGATCCTGATCGGCAGCAAGGGGGCTGCCCTGAAAAAACTCGGTCAGACCGCGAGAAAGGATATCGAGGAGCTGCTCGGAAGACCGGTCTTCCTTGAACTCTTCATCAAGGTCCGCCCGGACTGGAGAAAGAATCAGAACTACCTGAAAAGCTACGGATACTAA